A window of Bacteroidales bacterium genomic DNA:
TGTTTGAATGACAAACTGAGCGAAACCGATACCGGAAGCTTTTTCTCTGAATCCGGCCAGGATACTGATCAAATCAGGAGTGATGCGCTGAGGGAGATAAACCGGTAGTCTTGTACCCAGCCTGATTCTTAGCATCTCAGCCAGTTTTTCGCCTTCGGGGCGGTTTTCGTTGGCTGTTTTTTTTCGTAATGCCATGTCATACACTTCATCAAGTATCAGTTGCAGTGAGGCATCACGGCTCATCAGTGCATCGCCTCCGGTGATCAGAATGTCGCGCAACTGGGCGTCATGTTCAAAATAGGACATCAGACGTTTCAGTTTTAATGGCCAGGTTTCCCTGGGTGCCAGGCTTTCGAGATTGAAGTTCAGGTGACCGCTCTGGAATTCGTACATGCGCTGGCACGAAACGCACAATCCGCCACAGGTGCGTCCTGCTGTATCAGGGATCAAAATGGCCACTTCCGGGTACCGTCGATGGATGTTGCGGTAAGAGGGGAGTATCCATCCGGCGGCATTGGGTTTCCCCGGCTCCACAATATCTTCCTTTTCCCACGCAACAATATGTCCGTATTCCTCAACCAGTTCTTCACTCATAAAAACGTAATCCCTGATGGCCAGGTCAGCGCCCGCAAGCTCGGAAGGTGCATCCACATTGAGCAAAGAGAGATAATACGGATTCACGAAAACCGGAATTTTCTTCAAACGCGCTTTCTCCATGAGTTCCAGTGTTTCCTGGCTCAACGAATGATCAAGCATTTCGTTGAGCAGTTCTGGTGTGCGAATGGCAAATTTCAGATGAAAATGACTGGTATCCCACCACTGCAGAGCCCGCTCGTATTTTTGCTCCCGGGTCATCCCTTCGTCAAAATAGTACCGCGAACTTATCCCGACTCCCTGCTCAAGACGTTGTATAATTATGCCAAGGATTCGCATTTTGTTTGATTGCCTCATTTTTACTACCTTGCTCTCCAATCCTGACTGGTGCCGGCTCATCCAATGTTCCACCAGTTCCCTTGCCGGTTTTTGTGGTTTAAGCTTTCCTGAAAACTGCCTTAGGAGTTGAAGCATGTCATAGAAGTAATCATCATTGGCAAAACTGCGGCCCGTATTTGCGGCATCCCAAAGATGACCAAAAGGTTGGTTGATAATGATCTCGCCGCGCAAATTGAGGTCTTCAAAAGTTCTGCCCTCGTTGCTTATGTAATCAAGTATTCTGATGGCGGCAATTTCCTGCCATTCCAACTTCTCGAATGCTTTACGCCCGGAAGTCCTTTCCTCGTAAAAACTGAGGGCATGATCACGTCCGCTCAGAAATGACAGCACCCATGCTTTCAATCCGGCGTTTACCTCATCGGTACTTTTTGCATGGGAAAATAACTCCTTGATTTTTGGATTCTCCTCAAGAATCGTCCGGACAATCT
This region includes:
- a CDS encoding KamA family protein — its product is MSKAQRIKPVIGIKSQKIVRTILEENPKIKELFSHAKSTDEVNAGLKAWVLSFLSGRDHALSFYEERTSGRKAFEKLEWQEIAAIRILDYISNEGRTFEDLNLRGEIIINQPFGHLWDAANTGRSFANDDYFYDMLQLLRQFSGKLKPQKPARELVEHWMSRHQSGLESKVVKMRQSNKMRILGIIIQRLEQGVGISSRYYFDEGMTREQKYERALQWWDTSHFHLKFAIRTPELLNEMLDHSLSQETLELMEKARLKKIPVFVNPYYLSLLNVDAPSELAGADLAIRDYVFMSEELVEEYGHIVAWEKEDIVEPGKPNAAGWILPSYRNIHRRYPEVAILIPDTAGRTCGGLCVSCQRMYEFQSGHLNFNLESLAPRETWPLKLKRLMSYFEHDAQLRDILITGGDALMSRDASLQLILDEVYDMALRKKTANENRPEGEKLAEMLRIRLGTRLPVYLPQRITPDLISILAGFREKASGIGFAQFVIQTHFESAMEITPEVKKAVSKLLSAGWIVTNQQVFTVAAARRGHTAKLRKVLNDIGVLTYYTFSVKGFSENKHNFATNARAMQEQIEEKAIGRIPKSFMEHFSGHPIDGNQMVKKINHLRAAAGAPFLGTDRNVLNMPGVGKSLSFRTIGITEDGRRILEFDHDPNRRHSPVIDEMGKVVIVESKSIAELIRQFDQLGEDVNEYQTLYGYSIGATEKRFPLYSYPEYDFEATDEMTNFEMEIINN